Within the Defluviitalea raffinosedens genome, the region AGGATTTGAATTGTTATCTGACAGAAAAGAAGTAGATATTTTTTCTGAAGATGTTGAAGTGGTTCGATTCATTAAAAGACATAATACGATTTTATATATCATTAATTTTTGGAATATGCTGAATATCGATTTTGAAGTTTTTACTCATAGGAATAATGCCTATGAGAAGAAACTTACTGAATTCTTTGAGCGACTGAATTGCAGTCACATTATTGTCCTTAATTTACTCATTACTGAAGAAGAAATGGAATTTAAAAATGTAAGTATTTTTCATCCTGATCAAGATATTTACTCTGTATCATGGATTGTGGAATTGCCCACGAAAAAGATCCTTGTTAACAAAGGCGATGCCGACGAGGTATTAAATATAAGACAATTAGTTAATAAGGTTTTTAATATAATGGACCCTTCTTTTGATAGTGAAGAAGAAAATTTACGCAAATATAAAGACAAGATCAGAAGAAAGATCCCTTTAAAAGAAAAAAGTAATAATACTGCATTAACCTATGGAATAATTGTTGTAAATCTTATTATATGGTTTGTACTGGAATTAAATGGTGGTTCTGAAGATGTTAATACATTGCTTTTATTTGGCGCCAATGAACCTTTCCTTGTGTTAAAAAGAGAGCAGTATTGGAGATTAGTTACTTCTATGTTTCTCCATATTGGGTTCAGTCATTTATTGTATAACAATTTTGCCTTATATTTATTTGGAACAAGAATTGAAAGATATTATGGTAAAGTAAAATTCATATTAATTTATTTTACTTCGGGTATTATTGGAAGTATCGCCAGCATCTTTTTTAGTAATACAGTATCTGCGGGAGCATCAGGAGCCATATATGGGCTTTCGGGGGCTTTGTTGTTTTTAGCGTATAAAACCAGGAAAGAAATAGATGGATTCAATACGTACACGATCTTAGTTATGATACTGATTGGTATTGGTTTAGGA harbors:
- a CDS encoding rhomboid family intramembrane serine protease yields the protein MFTRFIHNAYPVFVEEGFELLSDRKEVDIFSEDVEVVRFIKRHNTILYIINFWNMLNIDFEVFTHRNNAYEKKLTEFFERLNCSHIIVLNLLITEEEMEFKNVSIFHPDQDIYSVSWIVELPTKKILVNKGDADEVLNIRQLVNKVFNIMDPSFDSEEENLRKYKDKIRRKIPLKEKSNNTALTYGIIVVNLIIWFVLELNGGSEDVNTLLLFGANEPFLVLKREQYWRLVTSMFLHIGFSHLLYNNFALYLFGTRIERYYGKVKFILIYFTSGIIGSIASIFFSNTVSAGASGAIYGLSGALLFLAYKTRKEIDGFNTYTILVMILIGIGLGWVMPSIDNAAHLAGFLSGLFAGKLLLFPWKNRQ